DNA sequence from the Oxalobacteraceae sp. CFBP 8761 genome:
CCGCCATCCTTGGCGGCATACAGCGCCGCGTCCGCAGCGTCGATCAGCGTGGCTTCGTCAGTCTGGCGGCCGGGCCCGAACGCGGCCACACCCACGCTGACCGTCACGTGGCGGTAGACCGCGGCCGGGGCGTGCGGCAGGTTCAACGCAGCGATGTGGGCGCGAATGCGCTCGGCCATCGCCCGCGCCTGTTCAAGCGTGGTGTCGGGCAGGATCGCCGCGAATTCTTCGCCACCATAGCGCGCGGCCAGATCGGCGGGCCGCTTCAGGATGCCTGCAATCTCCTGTGCCACGCGGATCAGGCACGTGTCGCCGTCCTGGTGACCGAAATGGTCGTTATAGGCCTTGAACGTATCGATATCGAACATCAGCAGCGCGAGTGGGGTGTCGCCACGCCGGGCGCGCCGCAGCTCGCGCGCCAGCGTGGCGTCGAACTGGCGGCGGTTGGCGATGCCGGTCAGGCCGTCGATGAACGAGCGCGCCCGCATGGCCTCGGCGTGCTCCAGCAGACGGCGCTCGCGTTCGGCGGTATCGCTGATGTCGCGGATTTCAATAAGGCAAAACCGTTGGCCCACGTCGTCGAACGGCGTGACTGCCACCGCCTGGTCGATCAGATCGCCGTCGAAGCTGCCGGCCGGCCGTAGAGGAAAAGGGTTGCGGTTGCCGGCGTCGGGCACATGGGTGGTGACCGTACCGTCGGTCAGCGCCGCCTGCACGGCGGCTTCGACGCACGAGCCGCGCAGAACGGGAAACACCTCGATCAGGGGATGGCCCACGACGCGTGCCGCGCCGCGCCCGCAGCGCTGCACCAGCCAGCCATTCCAGTGGACGATACAGGCCTGCGCGTCGAGCACGATCACGCCGCAATCGACGAGATCGAGCACGCGCGATACGAGTCCGATTGCCAAACCCGGCGTTGGCGTCGTCACCCCGTCAGGCTTGCTGGCCGAGCATGTGCCAGGCCATGGCGCAGCAGAGAATCACGACGCAGCACAGCAGGCCGTAGACGAAGATGCGCATCGACGTGGCCAGGCCGGTCACGGCGCGGTTGGCGTTATCGCCGAGCTTGCCGCGCTTGCGCGCGCTGTTCATCAGCATCGAGAAGAAGATGAACAGCGTTGCGCAAATCAGGACGACTTTCATGACAGCCTTTGTCGACTAGGTACGCACGGCCACGAGCACGAGCGCCACGACCGACAGCAG
Encoded proteins:
- a CDS encoding GGDEF domain-containing protein encodes the protein MTTPTPGLAIGLVSRVLDLVDCGVIVLDAQACIVHWNGWLVQRCGRGAARVVGHPLIEVFPVLRGSCVEAAVQAALTDGTVTTHVPDAGNRNPFPLRPAGSFDGDLIDQAVAVTPFDDVGQRFCLIEIRDISDTAERERRLLEHAEAMRARSFIDGLTGIANRRQFDATLARELRRARRGDTPLALLMFDIDTFKAYNDHFGHQDGDTCLIRVAQEIAGILKRPADLAARYGGEEFAAILPDTTLEQARAMAERIRAHIAALNLPHAPAAVYRHVTVSVGVAAFGPGRQTDEATLIDAADAALYAAKDGGRNCVVADGDTRPAAASSPAACPA